Proteins from a single region of Paenibacillus sp. BIHB 4019:
- a CDS encoding D-alanyl-D-alanine carboxypeptidase family protein produces the protein MSREDVHKGCLILVNPENPVKQIVPSLRSVPASIRKASHVQEQRIMLDKMCLQPLSALLEACQAVNEIAAVSGYRSREAQAKIYAASLEENGAAFTSRYVAIPGASEHQTGLAIDVGLCSGEIDYICPTFPDDGASGRFKALAAEYGFIQRYEESKEAITGIACEPWHYRYVGYPHSMLMKQLDLCLEEYTAYMKSFSYRNEHLYVEGRSAFAEIYYVEAEEQVTTVPIINGDSYQLSGNNQDGFVVTVFHQKGGSEL, from the coding sequence GTGAGCCGAGAAGACGTGCATAAAGGCTGCTTAATTCTAGTGAATCCGGAAAATCCGGTCAAACAAATTGTGCCCAGCCTGAGGTCAGTGCCGGCAAGTATACGTAAGGCTAGCCATGTGCAGGAGCAGCGGATTATGCTCGATAAAATGTGCCTCCAGCCATTGTCCGCGCTCTTGGAGGCGTGCCAGGCGGTGAACGAAATTGCCGCAGTAAGCGGCTATCGTTCCAGAGAAGCGCAAGCCAAAATATATGCGGCTTCGCTAGAGGAAAATGGAGCGGCTTTCACATCGAGATATGTGGCCATTCCGGGAGCAAGCGAGCACCAGACAGGGCTTGCAATAGATGTGGGGCTGTGCAGCGGCGAGATCGATTATATTTGTCCGACGTTTCCCGATGATGGCGCGAGCGGCAGGTTCAAAGCGCTTGCGGCAGAGTACGGTTTTATCCAAAGGTATGAGGAAAGCAAGGAAGCCATTACGGGCATCGCTTGCGAGCCTTGGCATTACCGTTACGTGGGTTATCCGCATTCTATGCTGATGAAGCAGCTGGATTTGTGCTTGGAGGAGTATACGGCCTATATGAAGAGCTTCTCTTACCGCAATGAGCATCTTTATGTGGAGGGGCGTTCTGCCTTCGCCGAAATTTATTATGTGGAAGCAGAGGAGCAGGTAACAACGGTACCTATTATTAACGGAGATAGCTATCAACTATCCGGCAATAATCAGGATGGCTTTGTTGTGACAGTATTTCATCAGAAAGGCGGATCGGAGCTGTGA
- the vanG gene encoding D-alanine--D-serine ligase VanG, with the protein MNKIRVGVLFGGCSTEYKVSLSSAAAVLEHLNRDKYDVVMIGITRDGRWYRYNGDLADIREDRWSSQSAQCVPAVLSPSKETRGLIELVHTEFHITTLDVVFPVLHGKNGEDGTVQGLLELSDLPFVGCGTLSSAICMDKAVAKNVVQAAGLEVPPSITVLAGDSIAEAVGAAAKLGFPLYVKPSRSGSSIGITKAYSEQELISGIEEAFSHDGKVVIEQHVNGFEVGCAILGDASQPMIGEIDEIALTGEFFDHEEKYSLGTAAIHLPARIHKDMADKVKAMALRIYSVLGCSGLARVDLFYASDGRLLFNEVNTLPGFTAHSRYPNMMKHAGLAFPELLDRLIELETAKAPL; encoded by the coding sequence ATGAATAAAATACGAGTGGGCGTATTGTTCGGCGGTTGTTCTACGGAATATAAAGTGTCGTTATCCTCAGCAGCCGCTGTTCTGGAGCATTTAAATCGAGATAAATATGATGTCGTCATGATCGGTATTACGAGAGACGGACGCTGGTATAGATATAACGGGGACTTAGCAGACATTCGGGAGGATCGCTGGAGCAGCCAGTCTGCCCAGTGCGTCCCGGCTGTTTTATCTCCGAGCAAAGAAACGAGAGGACTCATTGAGCTTGTGCATACGGAATTTCACATCACAACGTTAGATGTCGTATTCCCGGTTTTGCATGGTAAAAATGGCGAGGATGGCACCGTGCAGGGGCTGCTTGAGCTTTCCGACCTGCCATTCGTAGGCTGCGGCACATTATCCTCTGCCATATGCATGGATAAAGCGGTGGCCAAAAATGTAGTCCAAGCTGCCGGACTGGAAGTGCCGCCTTCAATTACCGTCCTGGCTGGCGATTCCATTGCCGAAGCAGTGGGGGCAGCGGCGAAGCTGGGCTTCCCGCTTTATGTGAAGCCTTCCAGATCAGGCTCCTCCATCGGCATAACGAAAGCTTACTCAGAGCAAGAGCTGATAAGCGGCATTGAGGAAGCTTTTTCCCATGACGGAAAAGTTGTAATCGAGCAGCATGTGAATGGCTTTGAGGTGGGCTGCGCTATACTTGGCGATGCCTCGCAGCCCATGATCGGCGAAATCGATGAAATAGCGCTGACGGGCGAGTTTTTTGACCATGAAGAAAAATACTCGTTAGGCACAGCAGCCATTCATCTGCCTGCCCGCATCCATAAGGATATGGCGGACAAAGTGAAAGCGATGGCGCTGCGGATTTATAGCGTGCTGGGATGCAGCGGGCTAGCAAGGGTGGATTTATTTTATGCGAGCGATGGGCGGCTCTTATTTAATGAAGTCAACACGCTTCCCGGTTTCACAGCGCACAGCAGGTATCCGAATATGATGAAGCATGCGGGGCTTGCCTTTCCTGAGCTGCTGGACCGTCTCATCGAGCTGGAGACAGCAAAGGCGCCATTATGA
- a CDS encoding ATP-binding protein, with product MSSEQMKRLMFATLGSFAITIIGLFVAYGLSANVLMNFRPFRETVRGLQNIVGTLPLVLFAALLLFSLCLIFFYSRETNAAKAGYRGSLAAFGTGSWLFRTIRWKLVFGFLISLVISFILFMLLYFAVVLLAEIAPLGELIRGIIETVGRLPLIIATCFFLFLVVFFLISNQTIHYLREITFGLQQIANGNLNYEIAVKSSDELGEVAYNINQMGHKLNMLIEEERKAEKTKNDLITGVSHDLRTPLTSILGFLELIEQDRYKDEVELRYYIGIAYEKSLSLKKLIDDLFEFTRVNNGMPLEKLELDLNGFIQQLLEEFVPNLEAAGMKGRVFPDAAPLKIKADGDRLVRAFENLVMNAIQYGQEGGYVDVRLRREQGYAVVEVVNYGEAIPEKYLPYLFERFYRGDQSRSQQTGGTGLGLSIAKSIVELHDGTIAVKSRRGETIFETRFPLY from the coding sequence ATGAGCAGTGAGCAAATGAAACGCCTTATGTTTGCTACGCTTGGAAGCTTCGCGATTACGATAATCGGCTTGTTTGTCGCCTATGGGCTGTCAGCCAATGTGCTCATGAATTTTCGGCCATTCCGGGAAACCGTAAGAGGGCTGCAAAATATTGTAGGGACTTTACCGCTTGTCCTATTTGCGGCTTTGCTTTTGTTCAGCCTCTGTTTAATTTTCTTCTACAGCCGGGAGACGAATGCGGCAAAGGCTGGTTATCGCGGAAGCCTTGCAGCATTTGGAACGGGAAGCTGGCTGTTTCGAACGATTCGGTGGAAGCTCGTATTCGGGTTTTTAATAAGCCTCGTCATCAGCTTTATTTTATTTATGCTGCTTTATTTTGCAGTCGTATTGCTTGCAGAAATAGCGCCGCTAGGCGAGCTCATACGCGGCATTATTGAAACGGTAGGGCGTTTGCCGCTCATTATCGCCACCTGCTTTTTTCTCTTCCTGGTCGTATTTTTTCTAATCAGCAATCAAACGATTCATTATTTAAGGGAAATTACCTTCGGCCTCCAGCAAATTGCTAATGGCAATCTGAACTACGAGATCGCGGTAAAATCCTCGGATGAATTGGGCGAGGTCGCTTATAACATCAATCAAATGGGCCACAAGCTGAACATGCTGATTGAGGAGGAGCGCAAGGCGGAGAAGACGAAAAATGATTTGATCACTGGCGTCTCTCATGATTTGCGTACGCCTTTGACCTCGATTCTCGGCTTTCTGGAGCTGATCGAACAGGATCGCTATAAAGATGAGGTCGAGCTTCGTTATTACATTGGCATTGCCTATGAAAAGTCATTAAGCTTGAAAAAATTAATTGATGATTTATTCGAATTTACGCGGGTCAATAACGGCATGCCTTTGGAAAAGCTTGAATTGGATTTGAACGGTTTTATCCAGCAGCTGTTAGAGGAGTTCGTGCCGAATTTGGAAGCGGCAGGAATGAAGGGACGTGTCTTTCCAGACGCTGCTCCGCTCAAAATTAAGGCCGATGGCGACCGGCTGGTCAGAGCCTTTGAAAATTTGGTTATGAATGCGATTCAATACGGGCAGGAAGGCGGCTATGTCGATGTCCGTTTGCGGCGGGAGCAGGGCTATGCTGTAGTGGAGGTCGTCAATTATGGCGAGGCGATTCCCGAAAAATATTTGCCTTATTTATTTGAACGCTTCTATCGCGGAGACCAATCCCGGTCACAGCAGACAGGCGGAACGGGACTGGGGCTTTCGATTGCCAAGAGCATTGTGGAGCTGCATGATGGAACGATTGCGGTAAAAAGCAGGCGGGGCGAGACGATATTTGAAACGCGCTTTCCTTTATATTAA